CGCGTCGTTGACATCCAGAACCGAGACCGTCACGCTTTGACTGTCGGTCAAGCCTGCGGAGTCGGTCACAACCACATCAAAGGCATAACTGGACCGACTTTCATAATTCGCCGCAGCATTGAGGGTCACCTCCCCCGTGGTGGCGTCGATGGTAAACAGGCTCGCATCCGTACCGCTCAGACTGTAACTTTGGGTATCACCGCTGTCCTGATCCGTGGCTACGGCGGTGTAGACCACCGTGCTGGTGGCGGCATTCTCCGCCACACTGCCCACACCAGTCGAGGTGAAGGTGGGGGCTTCGTTGAGGTTAAAAACCGAAATGACCACAGAATTGGTTGCCGTCAGGCCACCCGAGTCGGTCACCGTCACATCAATGCTGTAACCCGAACGGCTCTCGTAATCCGCCGAAGCATTGAGTCTCAACGCCCCGGTGGTCGCGTCCAGGGTAAACAAGGCTCCATCCGCGCCCCCCAGGCTATAGGTCAGGGTGTCGCCGGCATCCTGATCGGTGGCTTCGGCGGTATAGATCACCGTGGAGCTGGCGGTGTTCTCCACCGCGTAGCCGATCCAGAACGACAGGTTCCACGGCGCGTCGTTGACATCCAGAACCGAGACCGTCACGCTTTGACTGTCGGTCAAGCCTGCGGAGTCGGTCACAATCACATCAAAGGCATAACTGGACCGACTTTCATAATTCGCCGCAGCATTGAGGGTCACCTCCCCCGTGGTGGCGTCGATGGCAAACAGGCTCGCGTCCGTACCGCTCAGACTGTAACTTTGCGTGTCTCCACCATCCGGATCCGTGGCCGTGGCGGTATAGACCACCGTGGAGACCGCCGCGTTTTCCGACACACTCCCGGTATTGGCCGAGGTGATCACTGGCGCTTCGTTCACATCCACCACACCGATGGTCACGGCCTGGGTATCCGTCAAGCCGCCGGAGTCGGTCACGATCACATTAATCGAATAACTGGACTGGCTTTCGTAATCCGCCGAGGCTTTCAGGGTCACAACACCTGTGGCACCGTCGATGGTGAACAGCGCCCCATCCGTACCCCCCAGGCTGTAAGTCTGGGTATCGCCTCCATCCACATCCGTGGCCGTAGCGGTATAGACCACCGTGGAGACCGCCGCGTTTTCCGACACACTCCCGGTATTGGNNNNNNNNNNNNNNNNNNNNNNNNNNNNNNNNNNNNNNNNNNNNNNNNNNNNNNNNNNNNNNNNNNNNNNNNNNNNNNNNNNNNNNNNNNNNNNNNNNNTCCACCACACCGATGGTCACGGCCTGGGTATCCGTCAAGCCGCCGGAGTCGGTCACAATCACGTTAATCGAATAACTGGACTGGCTTTCGTAATCAGCCGAGGCTTTCAGGGTCACCGCACCTGTGGCCCCGTCGATGGTGAACAACGCCCCATCCGTACCCCCCAGACTGTAAGTCTGGGTATCCCCGAAATCCACATCCGTGGCCGTGGCCGTATAGATCACCGTGGTGGTGGCCGCGTTTTCCGACACACTCCCGGTACTCCCGGAGGTCATCACCGGAACATCGTTGACCGATGACACCTGAATCACCGAGGTCACGCCAACAGAAGCGTCATCCCCATCCATGAGGGTCCAGGTGACAGACCGGGTAGCCGATTCAAGGGCGGGATTGTCGCTGTCGCTGCTGAATAGCACACTGCGCAACGCAGCCTGATACTGCGCAATGGTCGCGCTCCCGGTCAAAGTCAAGGTGCCCGCCTCAAAAAGGCCGGTGATCCCGTTCTGGGGAACAAACGACAACCGATCCCCGCTGGTATATCCCGTGTCGATGACCACCGTGGCGCCGATCAGCAAGGTGTCATCCACGTCACTGACCGTGATTGTCCCATCGATGGCCATGGCCGCACTTCCTTCGGCATAGGCCAACACGGCTCCGGAGGTGACCACAGGGGCGTCATTGACCGCCTGCAATACCAAGTTCACCCCATTGGAGGCGGTGAGAATACCTCCCACACCGGAACTGCCCAAATCGCTGAGTACCAACTCCAGGCGATCCGATCCAAAATAATCCGCCACGCCCTGGTAGGAAACCTGGGACAACGCGGCATTCAGCTCCGCCTTGGAACCGGAAAAATGGAGGGTCGCATCCCCCTGCCCATCCCCCTGACTGAAGGTCAAGCCGGTGGATTGCGCCAAAGTCAAAGCGCCATGTTCCACCCGCATGGTCACATCCAGCGTATTGGCCTCAGCATCGCTGACCAGAATGCCCAGAATGGTCAACACCTCATCTTCCAATCCGTTCTGCGCGCCGGGCACGGTCAGGACCGGCGCGGTATTGGAGCGGGGCACCACCACAGGCACGGGTTCCACAGTCGCCGGAGTGGTGGTTACCACAGGCACCACCACCGGCTGAGTATCCGGAATCACGGAAGGTTGCACCGACGCCACCACCACCGGTTCCACCACCGTCGGCGCGGTCGGGACAGTCGCCACGGGAGTGGTGGCCGCCGCCGGAGGTTGGGCCTCGGGAGTGGTGGTGGCCGGAGGTTGCTGGGTCTGGGGAGCCTCGGCGGGGGTGGTGCTGGCCGGGGGCTGGGCTGAAGCCGTTTGGGTGGATGCGGCAGGAGTGGCGGCAGCGGTTTGCGTGCCTTGCGAGGCGGGAGCCGTCGTGTTGGCGACCTGCGTCACTGAGGGATCGGCGTTTTTCACCTGCTCTTTGAGGGCATCCGAAGTCGCCAGGGCGGGATTCGCCATGGCCATCAGAATCTGCTGCTCCGGGCTGACCGGCACCGCACTGGCCGCCGCCATCTCCGATTGGGTCGCGGCGGCCTGCTGGGCCTCTTTCAAGGCGGTGGCCGGGTCGCCCCCCTTACTCAAAGCCTGGGTGAGACTTTGCAAAAAAGCGGCCCCACCCCCCGGATCGTTCTTTGTGGCTTCGGCCAATACCTGAGCGGCGTTCTCACCCGAAGCCAAAGCGGTCATCAGTTGATTCGCGGCGCTCACAGGCACCGAGGATTGCTGCGCATTGCTGACGGCTGTGTTGCTGGCGCTCTGGGCGCTCTGAATGGCCGAACCGACCGATCCACCGCTTCCCAAAGACTGGGTGAGGGCCGCCAGAAAGGCCTGATTGCCCTGCCCCCCCGCGGGCATCAAAGCATCCAGAACACTCTGCGCCTGAACCCCGTTGGCCAGGGCCATGGCCAACTGATCCGCCGCGGAAAGGGGCACGCTCTGCTGGGTTTGAATCTGCTCCGCCGCCGACTGGATCTGTTGGGCCTCTTGTCCGGCCTGGGCGGGATTGGACCCCGAAGCCAAAGCGTTCATGAACCCCTGGGCCGCCGTGGGATCGCTGGAGGCGTTGCCCATTCCCGCCGCCCGCAGGGCATCTCCGCTCTCGTGACCACCGGCCAGAGCCGCAGCCAGCCGTTCGGCGGGGGTCAACTCCACATTCTGCGCGGCAGCGCTTTCGGCGTGCCGCTCCACGAATTGACCGGCCAAAGTCATGGCGGCCCGTGGATCCAAACCCTGGCTAAGGGCGTTCTGATACGCCTCCAGAAACAAAGCGGCCTGTTCGGCAGACATCCCGGCCACCAGGGTCTCCACGGATTGGGCATCCACAGGAGCCGATTCCGCGGCGGCGGCCTGCTGCTGCTCGGCGGCCGCGTTGACCGCCTCCTGCTGTTGCTTGGCGGCCTGAACAGCAACGTCGATCGGCTTGCCACTCTGCAACGCCTCAACCAAAGCGGCATAAAAAACCGCCGCCCCTTCCCTGCCGCTCTCGGGCGAAACACCGCTCAAGCCGACGCCAGTAGCCAAAACGCTCTCCAGGGAAGGAGCGGTCGCATGGCCTGTATTGTCCGCCGTATTGCCCGCGGTGGCGCGCACGGTCTCCACCGCGTTCTCCGCACCCTGGGACACCCCGTTCGCCACATCCGACGGAGCGTTCCCACTGCCCAGACCGGAAAGAAATTGGCCCACCAACTGCTGTCCGAGGGCCGCGGCCTGTTCCGGAGAGATCCCCTGTTGGGCGAAAGTCTCCGCAAGCCCCTGCTGGGCAGCGGCAATGGCTTGTCCATCACCCGAGGCCAGATGGGCGACAAATTCCGTGAGTTGCTGCGCCAACGTGGCGGAAAGCGGTGCAGTAGGCATCAATCTTTCATTTCCGATCAGGCCGGAAGCCAATCATCAGGACCGAAACCATCCCGTCAACGGCTCGCCAGCCGGATGCCCCTCAAACGGGTCTTGCTGGTCACGACAAACGAAAATTCCAGGAGCGACCGTCTGTCAACCGCCGCTCCGTTTCTTTTCGATCAAGGCGACAATGGCGTTGATGGTTCTGAAATTGTCGAAATCCAGATCCTTGTTGTCCACCTTGACCTGAAACTCCTTTTCGAGAAACAGCACCAGATGCATCGCGAAAAGTGACGTCACCAGACCGGTGGCAAACAGATCCTCATCATCACCCACATCGGCGTCGCGGATGAATTTTACCAGAAACGATTTGATTTTTTGGGTTGTATCCATGATCTTGGCTTGAAAGGTCATCCGTGATGGGTTCAGATCGGATAGTCATAGAATCCACGACCGTTCTTGCGGCCATGGAGTCCAGCATCCACCATTTTTTTCAACAACGGGCAGGGACGAAACTTGGAATCGTTGAAGCTTTCGTACAGCACATCCAAAGAGTAAAGAATGGTATCCAATCCGATCAGGTCGGCAGTCTCCAGCGGTCCCATCTTGTGGCCGAAACAGTTCTTGAAGATCCGGTCCACCTCATCGGCCTTGGCCACCTGTTCATGCACCAGAAAAATCGCCTCGTTGACGGTCAGCATCAACACCCGGTTGGAGACAAAACCGGGGGAGTCGTTGACCACCACACACTCCTTGCCCATGCGGCTCAGAAAATCACGGGAGGTTGCAATGGTCTGTTCCGAGGTGTGGAATCCCCGGATCACCTCGACCATGGTTTTCAATGGCACCGGGTTCATGAAATGCATGCCGATCACCCGGTCGGGTCGTTGGGTGACCGAGCCGATGCGGGTGATGGAGATGGCCGAAGTGTTGGCGGCAAAGATGCAATGCGGGGGACAAACGGCATCGATGGCGGCATAGACCTCCTGCTTCACCGGCCACTTTTCCACCACATTTTCCACCACGAAATCCGCCTTCGACAACGCCTGCACCTCGGTGGTGAACAGGATGCGTTCCAGCACCTGTTCCGGAGAGAGGGTGTTCTTCTCCTTGGAGAAAAACCCCTGAAACCGCACATTGTTGGTGATTTCCTGACGCGCCCGATCCAGAATTTCGGCAGTCACATCCAGCAACACCACCTGAAAGCCGCTCTGAGCCAGATTCTGCGCCACGCCAACCCCCATGACGCCCGCACCGATGACTCCAACGATTTGAATATCCATGGTTTCATGCACCCGAAGTGTTGTCAACGCAAGTCCAGGTCAGCCAGATTCACCTGAACATAATCCGGAAACGGCGGTATCGTATCGAGATCGTTTTCCAGCAGGGTCACCCCGCCCGTACCCAACGCCTCGATCTCGCGGAACTGGGCGAACTTGTAGGTGATGTACATCATCCGGTTGCGGTCCGTGGAAACGAACTCGGCCAACAGACGCACCCCATGCCGTTTGGCCTCCTGACGCACATGATTGATCAGCACCGACCCCACCCCCCGCGCCATGACCCGACACGACATCAGCAACAGCTTGATGGTCCAGGTCTCCGCCGTGGTCTCCAGCAGCACCAGACCGATCTTGCCATAGGTGCCATAGCGATCATCCAGGCTCACGATCAGCAGGCGGTGATTCGGGGAGTGGCAAAAAGCCTCCAACTCTTCGTAAGAGTAGGTATACCCGGTAGCATTGAGTTGGTTGGTGCGCACCGTCAACTCTTCGGCCCGTTGCAGATCCTCCCGCCGGGCCGGGGCGATGGTGACCACCATCTGCAAAGTGGCCAGAAAGGACTCTTTCGGTCCGGAAAAGGCGGTCTCCTCCTGATTGCGCAGCAGGTCGCTTTGATACATAGCCCGACGCTTGCGGGAATCGTCGGTGATGAAACGGGGATTCATCTCCGGCAGATCCAGAATCCCATCCACATCCAGGGCGTCGATGCACCGCACCTCCGGCAACACGAAACGCACTTCGTCCCGCTCGAACGGCTGATCGTCCACAAACGCGAACGTATTGAGGCCGATATTGAGGGATTGGGCGATCTGCGCGATGGAGTCGGCTTTGGAGTTCCAGTTGATCTGCGGATACAAAAAATAGTCCGCCAGCCCGAAGGCCCGCAACCGTTCCATGGCGGGTTCAAACGTGTTGCGACTGGCGATGGATTGCAGAATGCCCCGTTCGTCCAGAGTTCGGATCACCCGCACCGCATTCTCGCGCAAAACCAGTGAATCATGCTCGGCCAGCACCCCATCCCACAGGGTATTGTCCAGATCCCAGACCACACACTTGATTTTGCTCTCCTTGGCCATGCCTACACCTGTCTGCTCTTCTTGTCCCGGGATCGTTGATCCTTGATGTGATCCAAATGGCCGTATTTGGCGATGATGGTCTGCTGAATCTGGTTGCTGCCTTCGATGATCTCCATGATCTTGGCGTCACGGAAATAGCGTTGTACCGGATAGTCCGGACCGCAACCGTTGGCGCCGTGAATCTGCACCGCGTCGGCGGCGCTGCGGGCCGCCATGGTGGAGGCGAAATACTTGGCCGTGGAGGTGGCCATGATCGAGCGGGGATCCCGTTCGTCTTTCATGCGACCCGCATGGAGACACAACATGCGCGCCGCTTCGATATGGGTGATCATGTCGGTGATCATCCTCTGGATCAAAGGATGCTCCCGCAGATGAACGCCGAACTGTTTGCGTTGACTGGTATACTCCAGACAGGCCTCCAGGCACCCCCGGGTCAGCCCCACGCAACCGCACCCCACGCAGAAACGGCCATGATCCAACGCCGCCCCCGCCACATGGGAAAATCCGAAACCCGGACGCCCCACCATGTTCGCTTCCGGCAGTTCACAGCCGTCGAAGGTGAGGACCGCCAGCATGGCGGCGCGAAAACCCAGGAGTCCGGACAAGGGCTTGCGGGTCAATCCGGCCCGATCCCCCTCCACCAGAAAGGCGACCGGCTTGTTCTCGAACTGGGCGAACACCAAAAACAGATCGGCGATCTGACCGCAGGAGATCCATTTCTTCTCGCCATCCATACGGTACGCGCCATTTTCCAGGCGGGTGACCGTGGTTTCCACATTCTTGGCATCGCTGCCGATGTTGGGTTCGGTGAGGGCGAAAGCGCCGATGGTCTCGCCCCGGGCCAGTCTGGGCAGCCACACCTGTTGCTGCTCGGTGGAACCCCAGATGCTCAACGCCTGACACACCATGCCATGGACCGTCAACAGACTCAGCAGCGAGGCGCTGCCGCGCCCGATCTCCTCGCACAGCAAGCCGAAGGTGACGCTGTCCATGCCGCCGCCTCCCCATTCCACGGGAACCGTGGCGCCCAGATAACCCCGGTCGGCCATGGCACGAATCACGCTCTCCGGCAGCCGTTGCTCCTGATCCCATTGATCCGCGAACGGTGCGACCGTTTCATCGACAAAACGTTTGAACGCCTCTTGGGCAATCGATTGCTCCGGGGTCCACTCCATGATGCAAACTCTCCTGGCTCGCCTCTTTCAATACCCTTGCCGCACCATCCCGGCCTTGTCTTTAAAGCCGGATCAATGCGCCGTCCCCGTCTCGGCCTGGGTCAAACAGGAGACCCCCTTCTTGAACATGCACTGATCCTCTTTTTGATAGGTATCAAAATAGAGTACCATCTTGCCATCCTTGTTTTTCTTCTCCCGCACGATCTGGAGAAAATAGTCATGACTCAAAATTTCGCCATTGGACAAATGCCGCCTGGGATTTTTCTTACCCTTGCCGGCCAACACACCCCCATACCGCAAATAAGAGACCATGCTGTCGGGATCGGCGGAACGACCATAGCGCATGGCCTCGACCAGCAACATGACGGAATCGAAAGCCTGGGCCGCCGTGGTATAGGAAGACAGCTTCTTTTTGAAAACGGCGTTGTATTCCGTGATGAAGCGGGCGTTATCCGGATCGTCCTCCTTGAAAAGCCCCACCACGATCGATCCGATCACAGGCGACGGTCCCCTGCCGCCTATCTCCAAAAATTTCGGATCGTTCTGGGAAATACCCAGAATGATGGGCACTTCGATCTTGAACTCCCGGAGCAAGGTGATGAACGGGATGGCTTCCCGGGTTGAACCGGAAAAAAAGATCGCATCCATCGGTTTGGCTTTATGTTTGGTCAAAAACCGGGTGACGATGGGAAAAAAATCTTTCTGATCCGGATAGATCGACTGATAAAACGCGACATTCGCCTGGTCGATGTGATTGATATGCTTGGCGAGCAAATTGGCCAATTCCTCGCCGGTGGAACTTCTCACATAAACAAGGCCGACATTCTTGCACCCGACCTCTGCGCAAGCCTTGGCCATGAGTTCAGCCTGGGCGTTATTGTTGGGAAGATTACGAAAAATATATTTGAAATTGTGCTGGGTCAGTTTGGTGGTGGTGGTAAAAGGCCACAAATTGATGATGCGAAACTTCTCGAAAACAGCGGAGCCGATCACAGCGTTTTCCCCGCCCCCGCCGGCGGACAACACCGTGGCCACCAGATTCTGTTCCGAAATATCCTTGGCAAAGTCCCACATTTCGTTGGGATTGGGCGAGGAGGGCAGAGCCACCTCGATGGCCTCCAATTTTCTACCATTGAAAACGCCGTTAGGGCTTTGATTGACCTCATCAACCGCCATCTTGATGCCGTTGTTGAAGGCTTCCCGCTTGCCGCTGGTATAATATCCGTAACCGATGCGGATGGGTCCGGTATCGGATTGACTCGCCGCGTCTGTTTTGGAACGGGCAGAGGAGTCCTTTCCAGACACCACCCAATCGACCCACGACTGGACCATGGCGCGGCTTTTTTCCGGGGCGAACCAGAACATCTGAGCGGCGATGATGAGCAAAACCAGACAAAACAACAGAAAGTAATAAAATTTCTTCATGGCAATGGCATCTTACCGATCGCGCACGAACGGCGTGCATGGGTCAGCGGCATTCCGCCCCGGACCAATCCTCCGGCATTGCCCACCCATGATTATTGCCCCCCCAGAATCAAAGGCAGACCATCCTTGCCGGAACCGATCACCACCACTTTGGAATTGTTGGACGAGGCCAGTTTCTCCGTGGCTTGAATCCCCAGCCATTGCAGAATGTTGGGATCCTTCAAGGATTCCCCGATCTTTTTCTGATAGTCATAGATACCCTGGGCCTCCCGACGCTTGCGCTCGGATTCCTGCAACTCCCGCTCCAGGCGATAGACATAGGCCTGCATCTCCTGCTCGTGGACCAGTTTCTCCTCGATGGCCCGCTGGATGGGATCCGGCAAGGTCACGCTGCGGATGATGACATCGTCGATGATGACGAATTTCTGACTGGCCGGCTCCAAGGCTTCGCCAATGATCTCCTGGAGCATTCCCTTGCGGGTGGTATAGATCGCCTCCGGGGAGTAACCGCCGATGGCCCGTCTCAGGGCGGCTTCGACCTCCGGGATCACCACGGACTGGATGTAATCCGGACCCACACGCTGATGCAAATAGCCCAGCATGCTGTGTTCGGGTTTGAAGCGGATCGACATCTTGAGGGTCACCGGCAGACCCACGGAGGTAAGCACCGTGAAATCACGCACCAGAGCCTGGAGACGCACGTTGTAGGGGGTCAATTTGTCCCACGGCCAGATCAGGTAAAGCCCTTCCGTGTAGACATTATCCACCACGGTCCCGCCGAAGAATCGTTTGTAAAGCACGCCGCCTTCGCCGGACTGGATGGTAATCACCATGCGCGGCCATAAAAACAAAACAATAAGGACCAAAATCAGGAGGGAAACCACCATGGACATCCCGGCCCGCTGAATAAAACCGCGTATCTTGGATGCAACGGTTGAGAAAGTCATCATTCGAGCCAATCCGCATCAAATGATCTCCTTGTCCCGTCACAAACGACGGGACAAGGAGATGATGAAGCCTCCAGAGATTGTACACAGCAACGCCACCCTGGTGAAGGCACTCCTGTCACGATTTGCACCAGGAGCGCCCACCAGGATCAGGCGCCATTCCTCGAAAAAAGCACAGGATCAGGCGGCATTCTGTTCGGTGCGCATATTTTCCGCGACCTTCTTGCCGGCCTCGAACTCTTCTCTGAAGTAGGTACGCATTTTGGAAGGATCGAAGTTGAAGAAGTTGCCACCGGACTCAAAGTGCTGGATGAACACCCGGCCCACCGCATAGGTGGCGGCGGCGCCGAAGACGGACATGCTGGTCATGCCCAGCCAACTGCCCACACCGGGGAAGGCTTTGAGCATGCTGGCCACACCCATGCCACCAGCCACGGGCAGGGTGCCGCCCAGCAAGGAGAGCAGCAACTTTTTGCCGATGTCATCGGTGAACTTGAGGTCGTAGAGCTTGGCCAGTTTGTAGAGCAAACGGGTTTGAATACCAATCAGAATGCCGACATCCACGGAAGGCAGGGGAATCAGGCCCGTGCCCAGGGAGGCGAACATGTAATTCTTGGTCAGGTTTTGCGCATCCTTCAAGCGCTCCATGATTTCGGCATCCGTTTTGGCGACGGGTTCGGCCACGGTTTCGGCCTCGGCTTCCAGCACGGT
Above is a genomic segment from Magnetococcales bacterium containing:
- a CDS encoding cadherin domain-containing protein, whose product is MPTAPLSATLAQQLTEFVAHLASGDGQAIAAAQQGLAETFAQQGISPEQAAALGQQLVGQFLSGLGSGNAPSDVANGVSQGAENAVETVRATAGNTADNTGHATAPSLESVLATGVGLSGVSPESGREGAAVFYAALVEALQSGKPIDVAVQAAKQQQEAVNAAAEQQQAAAAESAPVDAQSVETLVAGMSAEQAALFLEAYQNALSQGLDPRAAMTLAGQFVERHAESAAAQNVELTPAERLAAALAGGHESGDALRAAGMGNASSDPTAAQGFMNALASGSNPAQAGQEAQQIQSAAEQIQTQQSVPLSAADQLAMALANGVQAQSVLDALMPAGGQGNQAFLAALTQSLGSGGSVGSAIQSAQSASNTAVSNAQQSSVPVSAANQLMTALASGENAAQVLAEATKNDPGGGAAFLQSLTQALSKGGDPATALKEAQQAAATQSEMAAASAVPVSPEQQILMAMANPALATSDALKEQVKNADPSVTQVANTTAPASQGTQTAAATPAASTQTASAQPPASTTPAEAPQTQQPPATTTPEAQPPAAATTPVATVPTAPTVVEPVVVASVQPSVIPDTQPVVVPVVTTTPATVEPVPVVVPRSNTAPVLTVPGAQNGLEDEVLTILGILVSDAEANTLDVTMRVEHGALTLAQSTGLTFSQGDGQGDATLHFSGSKAELNAALSQVSYQGVADYFGSDRLELVLSDLGSSGVGGILTASNGVNLVLQAVNDAPVVTSGAVLAYAEGSAAMAIDGTITVSDVDDTLLIGATVVIDTGYTSGDRLSFVPQNGITGLFEAGTLTLTGSATIAQYQAALRSVLFSSDSDNPALESATRSVTWTLMDGDDASVGVTSVIQVSSVNDVPVMTSGSTGSVSENAATTTVIYTATATDVDFGDTQTYSLGGTDGALFTIDGATGAVTLKASADYESQSSYSINVIVTDSGGLTDTQAVTIGVV
- a CDS encoding acyl carrier protein produces the protein MDTTQKIKSFLVKFIRDADVGDDEDLFATGLVTSLFAMHLVLFLEKEFQVKVDNKDLDFDNFRTINAIVALIEKKRSGG
- a CDS encoding 3-hydroxyacyl-CoA dehydrogenase family protein — encoded protein: MDIQIVGVIGAGVMGVGVAQNLAQSGFQVVLLDVTAEILDRARQEITNNVRFQGFFSKEKNTLSPEQVLERILFTTEVQALSKADFVVENVVEKWPVKQEVYAAIDAVCPPHCIFAANTSAISITRIGSVTQRPDRVIGMHFMNPVPLKTMVEVIRGFHTSEQTIATSRDFLSRMGKECVVVNDSPGFVSNRVLMLTVNEAIFLVHEQVAKADEVDRIFKNCFGHKMGPLETADLIGLDTILYSLDVLYESFNDSKFRPCPLLKKMVDAGLHGRKNGRGFYDYPI
- a CDS encoding HAD-IIIC family phosphatase, producing the protein MAKESKIKCVVWDLDNTLWDGVLAEHDSLVLRENAVRVIRTLDERGILQSIASRNTFEPAMERLRAFGLADYFLYPQINWNSKADSIAQIAQSLNIGLNTFAFVDDQPFERDEVRFVLPEVRCIDALDVDGILDLPEMNPRFITDDSRKRRAMYQSDLLRNQEETAFSGPKESFLATLQMVVTIAPARREDLQRAEELTVRTNQLNATGYTYSYEELEAFCHSPNHRLLIVSLDDRYGTYGKIGLVLLETTAETWTIKLLLMSCRVMARGVGSVLINHVRQEAKRHGVRLLAEFVSTDRNRMMYITYKFAQFREIEALGTGGVTLLENDLDTIPPFPDYVQVNLADLDLR
- a CDS encoding acyl-CoA dehydrogenase family protein; this encodes MEWTPEQSIAQEAFKRFVDETVAPFADQWDQEQRLPESVIRAMADRGYLGATVPVEWGGGGMDSVTFGLLCEEIGRGSASLLSLLTVHGMVCQALSIWGSTEQQQVWLPRLARGETIGAFALTEPNIGSDAKNVETTVTRLENGAYRMDGEKKWISCGQIADLFLVFAQFENKPVAFLVEGDRAGLTRKPLSGLLGFRAAMLAVLTFDGCELPEANMVGRPGFGFSHVAGAALDHGRFCVGCGCVGLTRGCLEACLEYTSQRKQFGVHLREHPLIQRMITDMITHIEAARMLCLHAGRMKDERDPRSIMATSTAKYFASTMAARSAADAVQIHGANGCGPDYPVQRYFRDAKIMEIIEGSNQIQQTIIAKYGHLDHIKDQRSRDKKSRQV
- a CDS encoding ABC transporter substrate-binding protein — translated: MKKFYYFLLFCLVLLIIAAQMFWFAPEKSRAMVQSWVDWVVSGKDSSARSKTDAASQSDTGPIRIGYGYYTSGKREAFNNGIKMAVDEVNQSPNGVFNGRKLEAIEVALPSSPNPNEMWDFAKDISEQNLVATVLSAGGGGENAVIGSAVFEKFRIINLWPFTTTTKLTQHNFKYIFRNLPNNNAQAELMAKACAEVGCKNVGLVYVRSSTGEELANLLAKHINHIDQANVAFYQSIYPDQKDFFPIVTRFLTKHKAKPMDAIFFSGSTREAIPFITLLREFKIEVPIILGISQNDPKFLEIGGRGPSPVIGSIVVGLFKEDDPDNARFITEYNAVFKKKLSSYTTAAQAFDSVMLLVEAMRYGRSADPDSMVSYLRYGGVLAGKGKKNPRRHLSNGEILSHDYFLQIVREKKNKDGKMVLYFDTYQKEDQCMFKKGVSCLTQAETGTAH
- a CDS encoding prohibitin family protein, producing MVITIQSGEGGVLYKRFFGGTVVDNVYTEGLYLIWPWDKLTPYNVRLQALVRDFTVLTSVGLPVTLKMSIRFKPEHSMLGYLHQRVGPDYIQSVVIPEVEAALRRAIGGYSPEAIYTTRKGMLQEIIGEALEPASQKFVIIDDVIIRSVTLPDPIQRAIEEKLVHEQEMQAYVYRLERELQESERKRREAQGIYDYQKKIGESLKDPNILQWLGIQATEKLASSNNSKVVVIGSGKDGLPLILGGQ
- a CDS encoding DUF697 domain-containing protein, which codes for MSETETVLEAEAETVAEPVAKTDAEIMERLKDAQNLTKNYMFASLGTGLIPLPSVDVGILIGIQTRLLYKLAKLYDLKFTDDIGKKLLLSLLGGTLPVAGGMGVASMLKAFPGVGSWLGMTSMSVFGAAATYAVGRVFIQHFESGGNFFNFDPSKMRTYFREEFEAGKKVAENMRTEQNAA